Proteins encoded together in one Bactrocera neohumeralis isolate Rockhampton chromosome 4, APGP_CSIRO_Bneo_wtdbg2-racon-allhic-juicebox.fasta_v2, whole genome shotgun sequence window:
- the LOC126756435 gene encoding troponin C isoform X1, with protein MSDTFIDEDLTPEQIAVLQKAFNSFDHQKCGSISTEMVADILRLMGQPFDKKILEELIDEVDEDKSGRLEFEEFVQLAAKFIVEEDDEAMQKELREAFRLYDKQGNGYIPTSCLREILRELDDQLTNEELDIMIEEIDSDGSGTVDFDEFMEMMTGE; from the exons ATGAGTGATACATTTATT GATGAGGATCTAACTCCCGAGCAAATCGCCGTGTTGCAGAAGGCCTTCAACAGTTTCGATCACCAAAAATGCGGCAGCATCTCAACTGAAATGGTCGCTGATATCCTGCGCCTTATGGGTCAGCCCTTCGACAAGAAGATCTTGGAGGAACTCATCGATGAAGTCGATGAAGACA AGTCCGGGCGCTTGGAATTCGAGGAGTTCGTGCAACTTGCCGCCAAATTCATCGTTGAGGAGGATGATGAAGCCATGCAAAAGGAGTTGCGTGAAGCCTTCCGTCTGTACGACAAACAAGGCAATGGCTATATTCCCACCTCTTGCTTGCGCGAAATCTTGCGCGAATTGGACGATCAGCTGACTAATGAGGAGCTGGACATCATGATTGAGGAAATCGATTCTGATGGCTCCGGCACCGTCGATTTCGATG
- the LOC126756435 gene encoding troponin C isoform X2, with product MDEDLTPEQIAVLQKAFNSFDHQKCGSISTEMVADILRLMGQPFDKKILEELIDEVDEDKSGRLEFEEFVQLAAKFIVEEDDEAMQKELREAFRLYDKQGNGYIPTSCLREILRELDDQLTNEELDIMIEEIDSDGSGTVDFDEFMEMMTGE from the exons ATG GATGAGGATCTAACTCCCGAGCAAATCGCCGTGTTGCAGAAGGCCTTCAACAGTTTCGATCACCAAAAATGCGGCAGCATCTCAACTGAAATGGTCGCTGATATCCTGCGCCTTATGGGTCAGCCCTTCGACAAGAAGATCTTGGAGGAACTCATCGATGAAGTCGATGAAGACA AGTCCGGGCGCTTGGAATTCGAGGAGTTCGTGCAACTTGCCGCCAAATTCATCGTTGAGGAGGATGATGAAGCCATGCAAAAGGAGTTGCGTGAAGCCTTCCGTCTGTACGACAAACAAGGCAATGGCTATATTCCCACCTCTTGCTTGCGCGAAATCTTGCGCGAATTGGACGATCAGCTGACTAATGAGGAGCTGGACATCATGATTGAGGAAATCGATTCTGATGGCTCCGGCACCGTCGATTTCGATG